From the Octadecabacter antarcticus 307 genome, one window contains:
- a CDS encoding DMT family transporter has protein sequence MTRDAALPWLALVVFGAGWGLMQPMTKIAVDGGFEPFGIMVWQGIVTLCLAGALAARKGLPKGGAQWLFCGQIALLGTLIPHFASFTAIAYLPAGLVAIIMALIPIFALILGALVGCEVLTPLRITGVLMGLGAMALIAATRGAVGSGPLWAVAVAAIAPLCYAINSTITVTRGMGGLHPLQAYAGAAMIFLPISLVSAASSGQLRGVGVDIVCFAVLASAVGHTLIYADYLWLLTRSGAVFASQTAYLVTGFGDIWLMLILGERYSGWVWIALALMLAGLTLVRPAAARRQTGLAQARAPRDTS, from the coding sequence ATGACACGCGACGCAGCGTTGCCTTGGCTGGCGCTGGTGGTGTTTGGTGCGGGGTGGGGATTGATGCAGCCGATGACCAAAATCGCGGTGGACGGCGGGTTTGAACCGTTCGGTATTATGGTCTGGCAGGGCATTGTGACGCTTTGTCTTGCGGGCGCGCTCGCGGCCCGCAAAGGTCTGCCCAAGGGCGGTGCTCAATGGCTGTTTTGCGGCCAGATCGCGCTGCTTGGCACCTTGATCCCGCATTTCGCCAGCTTTACCGCAATCGCCTATCTTCCTGCCGGCCTTGTTGCCATCATCATGGCGTTGATCCCGATTTTCGCGCTTATCTTGGGTGCGTTGGTCGGGTGTGAGGTCCTAACCCCGCTGCGTATCACCGGTGTTTTAATGGGACTGGGCGCGATGGCGTTAATCGCTGCCACCCGTGGCGCGGTCGGGTCTGGACCACTTTGGGCTGTGGCAGTCGCTGCGATTGCACCGCTGTGTTACGCGATTAATTCCACGATCACCGTAACCCGCGGCATGGGCGGACTGCATCCTTTGCAAGCCTACGCGGGCGCGGCCATGATTTTCTTGCCGATTTCATTGGTGTCAGCGGCCTCGAGTGGCCAGTTACGCGGCGTTGGTGTCGATATTGTTTGCTTTGCGGTGCTTGCCAGTGCCGTGGGACATACGTTGATCTACGCGGACTATCTTTGGTTACTGACCCGTTCTGGTGCGGTGTTTGCCAGCCAAACGGCCTATCTCGTTACGGGATTTGGCGACATCTGGTTGATGTTGATCTTGGGCGAACGCTATTCGGGCTGGGTCTGGATTGCGCTGGCGCTGATGCTCGCGGGTCTGACGTTGGTCCGCCCTGCCGCGGCCCGGCGTCAAACGGGACTTGCGCAGGCCCGCGCACCACGCGACACTTCATAG